The following proteins are encoded in a genomic region of Polynucleobacter paludilacus:
- the lpxD gene encoding UDP-3-O-(3-hydroxymyristoyl)glucosamine N-acyltransferase — MPTAIELAKQFQVSLVGEGSLTFDSLAPLERAQSTQIGFLSNPLYRQEAIESSAGALILSQTDFDFLKDQTQSQNPNRVYFISNNPYATFAKIAQFFAKVSATKYSAGIHASAVIDPSAQVPVSCHIGPFVQIGPGVQLGERVCILGNTAIAENSKIGADSLIYPQVSVYHNVHLGERCIIHSGAVIGSDGFGFAPDFSANGGEWVKIPQTGGVRIGSDVEIGASTTIDRGAMVNTEIGSGTKIDNQVQIAHNVIIGKACVIAGCAAISGSTKIGNFCIIGGAANFAGHLTIADRTTVSGNTSIIRSINEPGQHFTGVYPSMLHSAWEKNAAILRGLDKIRQRLRFLEQKKSDN, encoded by the coding sequence ATGCCCACCGCCATCGAGCTGGCCAAACAGTTTCAAGTGAGCTTGGTGGGGGAGGGCTCTCTCACATTTGATAGCCTTGCCCCATTGGAGCGAGCGCAATCAACCCAGATTGGTTTTTTATCCAATCCACTATACCGCCAAGAGGCAATAGAGAGCTCTGCTGGCGCATTAATTTTGAGCCAAACGGATTTTGATTTCTTAAAAGATCAGACTCAAAGTCAAAACCCAAATCGGGTTTACTTCATATCCAATAATCCCTACGCGACCTTTGCCAAAATAGCGCAGTTCTTTGCTAAGGTGTCGGCAACAAAATATTCAGCCGGTATTCACGCTAGTGCTGTGATAGATCCCTCTGCTCAGGTACCAGTCTCTTGCCATATTGGGCCCTTTGTTCAAATTGGACCAGGGGTGCAGTTGGGTGAGCGGGTTTGTATTTTAGGAAATACAGCGATTGCCGAAAACAGCAAGATTGGCGCAGACAGTCTTATATATCCACAAGTCTCCGTCTATCACAATGTTCACCTTGGCGAGCGTTGCATTATTCATAGTGGCGCAGTCATTGGTTCTGATGGCTTTGGTTTTGCACCGGATTTTTCTGCCAATGGCGGCGAGTGGGTGAAGATCCCCCAAACGGGTGGCGTTCGGATTGGGAGCGATGTCGAAATTGGCGCCTCCACTACGATTGATCGTGGTGCGATGGTAAATACAGAAATTGGCTCGGGCACTAAGATCGACAATCAAGTGCAAATCGCACACAATGTCATTATTGGTAAGGCCTGCGTGATTGCTGGATGTGCGGCTATCTCAGGTAGCACCAAAATCGGCAACTTTTGCATTATTGGTGGCGCAGCCAATTTTGCGGGACACTTGACTATTGCCGATAGAACGACAGTTTCGGGCAATACTTCTATCATTCGCTCTATAAATGAGCCAGGGCAGCACTTTACGGGGGTTTATCCTTCTATGTTGCATAGCGCCTGGGAGAAAAATGCCGCCATCTTGCGCGGTCTAGATAAAATACGGCAACGCTTGCGTTTCTTAGAACAAAAGAAAAGTGATAACTAA
- the fabZ gene encoding 3-hydroxyacyl-ACP dehydratase FabZ: MSKSTGIDINKILKLLPHRYPFLLVDRVLEITPRVSITALKNVTMNEPFFQGHFPDFPVMPGVLIIEALAQTAALLTFSEERAEDAVYYFAGIDGARFKKPVLPGDQLIMTATLERERAGIYKFQVQATVDGELAAEANITCAVRSKGA, translated from the coding sequence ATGAGTAAATCAACTGGAATCGACATCAACAAAATATTAAAGTTGTTGCCGCATCGCTACCCATTTTTATTGGTAGACCGCGTATTAGAAATTACTCCCCGCGTGAGTATTACTGCTCTCAAGAATGTCACCATGAACGAGCCATTCTTTCAGGGGCATTTTCCGGATTTCCCGGTAATGCCTGGGGTACTGATCATCGAGGCCTTGGCTCAAACAGCTGCGCTGCTGACTTTTTCAGAAGAGCGTGCTGAAGATGCGGTTTACTACTTTGCGGGTATTGATGGTGCACGCTTCAAAAAACCCGTATTGCCTGGTGATCAACTCATCATGACAGCTACGTTGGAGCGTGAGCGGGCAGGTATTTATAAGTTTCAGGTCCAGGCTACAGTGGATGGAGAGCTTGCTGCAGAAGCAAACATTACTTGCGCAGTTCGTTCGAAAGGTGCGTAA
- the lpxA gene encoding acyl-ACP--UDP-N-acetylglucosamine O-acyltransferase: MSLIHATAIVDPKAELAQNVELGPYCVIGPNVKIGAGSKIGSHTVIEGHTTIGKDNHIASFAAIGGAPQDMKYRGEPTQLIIGDRNTIREFTTIHTGTAQDAGITRIGNDNWIMAYVHIAHDCQIGNHTIFSSNAQIAGHVQVNDWAIMGGMSGVHQFVRIGQHVMLGGASALVQDIPPFVIAAGDKATPHGINVEGLKRRGFSSETISALRQAYKTLYKDGLSFEEAKVELQKMVSNHATDPATAEKLSEFHDFIAASTRGIIR, encoded by the coding sequence ATGAGTTTGATTCATGCGACAGCAATCGTCGACCCAAAAGCTGAGCTGGCTCAGAACGTAGAGCTCGGTCCATATTGCGTTATTGGCCCAAACGTCAAGATTGGCGCAGGCAGTAAGATCGGCTCTCATACTGTCATCGAAGGTCACACGACTATCGGTAAAGACAATCATATTGCTAGCTTTGCGGCAATCGGTGGAGCTCCCCAAGATATGAAGTACCGTGGCGAGCCTACGCAACTCATCATTGGCGATCGCAATACCATCCGTGAGTTCACGACGATTCATACAGGTACAGCGCAAGATGCTGGTATTACCCGCATCGGAAACGATAACTGGATCATGGCTTATGTGCACATTGCACATGATTGTCAAATTGGTAACCACACTATTTTTTCAAGTAATGCCCAGATCGCTGGACATGTACAGGTCAATGATTGGGCCATTATGGGTGGCATGTCTGGAGTACATCAGTTTGTGCGGATTGGTCAGCACGTCATGCTGGGTGGCGCATCCGCCTTAGTTCAGGACATTCCACCGTTTGTGATTGCGGCAGGAGACAAAGCAACCCCACACGGTATTAATGTCGAAGGTCTTAAGCGCCGTGGTTTCTCAAGCGAAACAATTTCTGCATTACGACAAGCTTATAAAACCTTATACAAGGATGGCTTAAGCTTTGAAGAGGCAAAGGTGGAACTGCAAAAGATGGTGAGCAATCATGCGACCGATCCAGCAACAGCAGAGAAGCTTTCTGAGTTTCATGACTTTATTGCCGCATCTACCCGCGGCATCATTCGGTAA
- the lpxB gene encoding lipid-A-disaccharide synthase, which translates to MPKLACVAGEPSGDLLAAPVLSALNQIPDMAGLEMYGIGGPLMQAQGFRSDWPMETLSVRGYVEALKQLPAILKIRKALVHSLLTSNRPDIFLGIDAPDFNLGVEMQLREAGIPTLHFVSPSIWAWRAGRIKKIAKAVDRMLCIFPFETEIYERAGIAATYVGHPLASDIPLQPDITGARQKLSQLMHFSPDKLAGTVVAVLPGSRASEIEFIAPVFFETMAVLANKLKGQALHFLIPVATARLRAPLETLKSQLQNQYPDIQIYLIDGQADLVLEAADVVLIASGTATLQAALWKKPMVISYKVPWLTGQIMKRQGYLPYVGLPNILCGEFVVPELLQNEATPDALAKALMAWLDHPAKVTQLQSRFAQMHETLRRPTGLLVAQAVAQEIKFKQTKATSI; encoded by the coding sequence TTGCCCAAATTAGCTTGCGTTGCTGGTGAGCCCTCTGGTGATTTACTGGCAGCACCAGTGCTGAGTGCTTTAAATCAAATTCCAGATATGGCGGGTCTCGAGATGTATGGAATTGGCGGCCCGCTCATGCAGGCCCAAGGGTTTCGTTCCGATTGGCCAATGGAGACTTTGAGCGTTCGCGGCTATGTTGAAGCTCTTAAACAACTGCCAGCGATCTTAAAAATTCGTAAAGCATTGGTTCATTCTTTGCTGACCTCGAATCGGCCCGATATCTTCTTAGGCATTGATGCTCCTGACTTTAACCTGGGTGTTGAAATGCAATTGCGCGAAGCGGGCATTCCGACTCTGCATTTTGTATCACCATCAATCTGGGCATGGCGGGCGGGACGTATTAAAAAGATTGCCAAAGCAGTTGATCGTATGCTGTGCATCTTCCCCTTTGAAACTGAGATTTATGAGCGTGCTGGCATTGCTGCCACTTATGTTGGTCATCCTCTGGCAAGCGATATTCCGTTGCAGCCTGATATCACGGGCGCAAGGCAAAAGCTCTCTCAATTGATGCACTTTAGTCCAGATAAACTCGCTGGGACTGTAGTCGCCGTGCTTCCTGGCAGTCGTGCATCCGAGATTGAATTCATTGCCCCTGTATTCTTTGAGACTATGGCTGTTTTAGCAAATAAGCTAAAAGGTCAAGCGCTCCATTTTTTAATTCCAGTGGCAACGGCTCGCTTGCGAGCTCCCCTAGAAACTCTCAAATCCCAATTACAAAATCAATATCCTGATATTCAGATTTATCTGATCGATGGACAGGCTGACTTAGTACTAGAGGCTGCGGATGTAGTGCTGATTGCCAGCGGTACCGCTACTTTGCAAGCAGCGCTTTGGAAAAAACCCATGGTGATTTCATATAAAGTACCTTGGTTGACTGGGCAAATCATGAAGCGTCAAGGATATCTTCCTTACGTGGGTTTGCCAAATATCCTCTGTGGCGAGTTTGTTGTGCCTGAACTTTTACAAAATGAGGCAACCCCAGATGCCCTCGCAAAGGCTTTAATGGCCTGGCTAGATCATCCTGCTAAGGTCACTCAATTACAAAGCCGCTTTGCCCAGATGCATGAAACCTTGCGCAGACCAACCGGCCTTTTGGTGGCACAAGCTGTAGCTCAAGAAATTAAATTCAAACAGACCAAAGCAACATCAATATGA
- the rnhB gene encoding ribonuclease HII, translating to MSAIWICGVDEAGRGPLVGSVVAGAVILDPLQPILGLKDSKKLSPTRRESLYAEIMLKAKAWGIGEASSTEIDEINILQASMLAMQRAVEDLVRRFGQWPDKALIDGNRCPQLPIAAEAIVKGDTKEPAISAASILAKVTRDRQMQSLHELYPQYGFAQHMGYPTEVHFAALKQHGACHEHRKTFSPVRTVLEGSAK from the coding sequence ATGAGCGCAATCTGGATTTGTGGCGTTGATGAAGCGGGGCGTGGCCCCTTGGTGGGTTCTGTAGTAGCTGGAGCAGTGATCCTTGATCCGCTTCAACCTATTTTGGGTTTAAAAGATTCTAAGAAACTGTCTCCAACAAGGCGCGAGTCGCTCTACGCAGAAATCATGCTTAAAGCAAAAGCTTGGGGAATTGGTGAAGCCAGTTCCACAGAGATTGATGAAATAAATATTCTGCAAGCTAGTATGCTGGCGATGCAGAGGGCTGTGGAAGATCTTGTGAGGCGGTTTGGTCAGTGGCCAGACAAAGCCTTAATCGATGGCAATCGCTGTCCTCAATTGCCGATTGCAGCGGAAGCGATTGTGAAGGGTGATACAAAAGAGCCCGCAATCTCAGCTGCCTCCATCTTGGCAAAAGTGACTCGCGATCGCCAAATGCAAAGCCTGCATGAGCTTTATCCGCAATATGGATTTGCGCAGCACATGGGCTATCCAACCGAAGTACACTTTGCGGCTCTCAAGCAGCATGGAGCATGCCACGAACACCGTAAAACCTTCTCTCCAGTACGCACTGTGCTGGAAGGATCTGCCAAATGA
- a CDS encoding TrmH family RNA methyltransferase, translating to MNLEPISSKENSLFKELRLLQAAGAKGQKARLASGQAILEGIHLIQTWAGDPALKTLFTSEQGMMNPEIAEVLSNHLEACPDTKVYLLDAKLWDLLSELVNAPHLAGLLSLPTSILNPGAISTLSGDVLILDRIQDAGNVGSILRTAAAAGFTQVLALSGTAHLWSSKVLRAAMGAHRLLELHEGWSNQQMLSAIEAPLLATSANGQSDLYQIHSTLQKPVAWVMGSEGQGVSAEILAQAKTVSIPIDPRVESLNVSTAAAVCLFETLRVRRS from the coding sequence ATGAATCTGGAACCGATTAGCTCCAAAGAAAATTCGCTGTTTAAAGAGTTGCGCTTACTGCAGGCTGCTGGTGCCAAAGGGCAAAAAGCAAGACTTGCAAGCGGGCAGGCCATATTAGAAGGGATTCATTTAATCCAGACCTGGGCGGGGGATCCAGCACTGAAGACGCTATTCACCTCCGAGCAGGGCATGATGAATCCTGAAATTGCTGAGGTGCTATCGAACCATCTTGAAGCATGTCCAGATACTAAGGTGTATCTATTGGATGCCAAGCTATGGGATCTATTGAGTGAATTGGTCAATGCGCCACACTTGGCGGGATTATTGTCCTTGCCGACATCAATACTCAATCCAGGAGCCATCTCAACACTGAGTGGCGACGTGTTGATCTTGGATCGAATTCAGGATGCAGGCAATGTTGGATCGATATTGCGAACCGCAGCTGCCGCAGGCTTTACTCAGGTGTTAGCCTTATCTGGCACAGCGCATCTTTGGTCTAGTAAGGTTTTGAGAGCTGCCATGGGCGCACATCGTTTATTGGAGCTTCATGAGGGTTGGTCTAATCAACAAATGTTGAGCGCCATTGAGGCGCCACTGCTGGCGACTAGTGCAAATGGACAAAGTGACTTGTATCAAATCCATAGCACGCTACAAAAACCAGTCGCATGGGTGATGGGTAGTGAAGGACAGGGGGTTTCAGCAGAAATATTGGCGCAAGCCAAAACGGTATCGATTCCGATTGACCCCAGAGTAGAGTCTCTAAATGTTTCTACTGCGGCAGCAGTTTGCTTGTTTGAAACCCTCAGAGTTCGTCGAAGCTGA
- the ppsR gene encoding posphoenolpyruvate synthetase regulatory kinase/phosphorylase PpsR → MSTESRIVFIVSDGTGITAENFSQSILAQFEATFRQVRVPFVDNIEKAHEAVSSINQAASKYGVQPIVFTTLVNPELNAIVGKANGLILDMFQTFVAPLEQALGIKSTHAMNRLHHNADTAAYKNRIEAINYSLAHDDGQSNLKLTEADVILVGISRVGKTPTSLYLAMQYGLKAANYPLIPEDFERGQLPKDLLPYRQKIFGLMIDAERLSEIRNERRPGSNYAKLENCRYEINEATAMLKKESIPWVSTTSKSIEEIATTVLQAIKADKTILG, encoded by the coding sequence ATGTCCACCGAATCCCGCATCGTTTTCATTGTTTCAGACGGTACCGGCATTACCGCCGAGAACTTCAGTCAATCGATTTTGGCTCAATTTGAGGCCACTTTTAGACAAGTTCGCGTCCCTTTTGTGGATAACATTGAAAAAGCCCATGAGGCGGTTAGCAGCATTAATCAGGCGGCGTCTAAGTATGGTGTGCAACCCATTGTTTTTACTACCTTAGTTAACCCAGAGCTCAATGCAATTGTCGGAAAAGCCAATGGCCTGATTTTGGATATGTTTCAGACCTTTGTGGCGCCCCTTGAACAAGCCTTAGGCATCAAGTCCACCCATGCCATGAACCGACTACACCACAATGCGGACACAGCGGCTTATAAAAACCGGATTGAGGCGATTAATTATTCATTAGCGCACGATGACGGACAGTCCAATCTCAAACTCACCGAGGCTGATGTCATCTTGGTCGGCATCTCTCGCGTGGGCAAGACCCCAACCAGTCTCTATTTGGCTATGCAATATGGCCTGAAAGCCGCAAACTATCCCCTCATTCCAGAGGATTTTGAGCGAGGGCAATTACCAAAGGACTTGCTCCCTTATCGCCAGAAAATTTTTGGACTCATGATTGATGCTGAGCGTCTTTCAGAAATCCGCAATGAACGGCGTCCAGGTAGCAACTATGCCAAGCTAGAAAATTGTCGTTATGAAATTAATGAAGCAACAGCGATGCTCAAGAAAGAGTCTATTCCTTGGGTCAGCACCACCAGCAAATCCATCGAAGAAATCGCCACTACAGTCTTGCAAGCAATTAAGGCCGATAAAACTATCCTGGGCTAA
- the ppsA gene encoding phosphoenolpyruvate synthase, producing MSNQQHENSSLAQAYVLPFEQLRMTDVESVGGKNASLGEMISQLASTGVRVPTGFATTALAFRDFLQHNNLTERIQQRLEHLNIDDVRALAEAGAEIRHWIETAPFQPRLDEEIRVAFKKLDESGKGSFAVRSSATAEDLPDASFAGQQETFLNVEGIDDVLKKIREVFASLYNDRAISYRVHKGFAHAEVALSAGIQRMVRSDLGAAGVMFTLDTESGFEDVVFITSSYGLGETVVQGAVNPDEFYVFKTTLAKDKKAIIRRSLGSKLIQMQFAPAGSAEKVVTVDVSPEKRNRFSLEDSDITELAKYAVIIEKHYGRPMDIEWGKDGQDGRIYILQARPETVKSQAAGQVEMRYKLKGSSKVLAKGRAIGQKIGAGPVRIIRDPSEMDRVQPGDVLVADMTDPNWEPVMKRASAIVTNRGGRTCHAAIIARELGVPAVVGCGDATDQLQDGMVVTVSCAEGDEGHIYDGLIETEVTEVSRGALPEIPVKITMNIGNPQLAFDFCQIPNAGVGLARLEFIINNYIGVHPRAVLEYPNVDPDLKRAVESVARGYASPRAFYEDKLVEGVATIAAAFYPKPVIVRLSDFKSNEYKKLIGGSRYEPDEENPMLGFRGASRYVSEDFGEAFALECAAMKRVREDMGLDNVEIMVPFVRTIKQAQRVISMMEKFGLKRGVNGLRLIMMCEIPSNAILADEFLEYFDGFSIGSNDMTQLTLGLDRDSGMELLAIDFDERDPAVEFMIARSIDACRKQNKYVGICGQGPSDHPDFARWLVAKGITSISLNPDSVVATWEMLGKQ from the coding sequence ATGTCCAACCAACAGCATGAAAATAGCAGTTTGGCGCAAGCCTACGTTTTACCTTTTGAGCAACTCCGCATGACCGACGTTGAATCTGTCGGCGGTAAGAATGCCTCCTTAGGGGAAATGATTTCACAATTGGCAAGTACCGGGGTACGTGTACCCACCGGTTTTGCCACTACTGCATTGGCCTTTCGTGATTTCTTGCAGCATAACAATCTCACCGAGAGAATTCAGCAGCGTTTAGAGCATCTGAATATTGATGATGTTCGTGCTTTAGCTGAAGCGGGCGCAGAGATTCGTCACTGGATTGAGACTGCCCCTTTTCAGCCCCGTCTAGATGAAGAAATTCGGGTCGCCTTTAAGAAGCTTGATGAATCCGGGAAGGGCTCTTTTGCAGTCCGCTCTTCAGCGACTGCAGAGGATCTGCCAGATGCTTCATTTGCTGGTCAACAAGAAACTTTCTTGAACGTCGAAGGGATTGACGATGTTTTAAAGAAGATTCGTGAAGTCTTCGCTTCGCTTTATAACGATCGTGCGATTTCCTATCGGGTTCACAAGGGATTTGCCCATGCTGAAGTTGCTTTATCTGCTGGTATTCAGCGGATGGTGCGATCAGACTTAGGTGCGGCCGGCGTGATGTTTACCTTGGATACCGAATCGGGTTTTGAAGATGTGGTCTTCATTACTTCAAGTTATGGCTTGGGTGAGACCGTTGTTCAAGGCGCTGTAAACCCGGATGAGTTCTATGTCTTCAAGACCACACTGGCTAAAGATAAAAAAGCAATTATCCGTCGCTCATTAGGATCAAAGCTGATCCAGATGCAATTTGCTCCCGCCGGTTCAGCAGAAAAAGTAGTTACTGTCGATGTCTCTCCAGAGAAGCGCAATCGTTTTTCTTTGGAAGATTCCGATATCACCGAGTTGGCCAAGTATGCTGTCATCATTGAAAAACACTACGGTCGTCCAATGGATATCGAGTGGGGCAAAGATGGTCAAGATGGCCGAATATATATTCTGCAGGCTCGTCCTGAGACAGTGAAGAGCCAAGCTGCTGGCCAAGTAGAAATGCGTTACAAGCTCAAAGGTAGCTCAAAGGTGTTGGCTAAGGGCCGTGCGATCGGTCAAAAGATTGGTGCCGGTCCAGTCCGCATCATTCGTGATCCTAGTGAAATGGATCGTGTTCAGCCTGGCGATGTATTGGTTGCCGATATGACCGATCCCAATTGGGAGCCAGTCATGAAGCGCGCTTCTGCGATTGTGACCAATCGTGGCGGTCGTACTTGTCACGCCGCGATTATTGCGCGTGAGTTAGGTGTTCCCGCAGTGGTGGGTTGCGGCGATGCTACTGATCAACTCCAAGATGGCATGGTGGTGACGGTATCTTGTGCTGAAGGTGACGAGGGTCATATTTATGATGGTCTGATTGAAACTGAAGTAACTGAAGTTTCTCGTGGCGCTTTGCCTGAGATCCCAGTCAAGATCACGATGAATATCGGCAACCCCCAGCTGGCATTTGATTTCTGCCAAATCCCGAATGCGGGTGTCGGACTCGCGCGTCTTGAGTTCATTATTAATAACTACATTGGCGTTCATCCCCGCGCAGTCTTGGAATATCCTAATGTCGATCCTGACCTCAAGCGTGCAGTTGAAAGTGTGGCACGGGGTTATGCAAGTCCAAGAGCGTTCTATGAGGACAAACTTGTCGAGGGTGTAGCCACTATTGCTGCTGCTTTCTATCCCAAGCCTGTCATCGTGCGTTTGTCCGACTTCAAATCCAATGAGTACAAGAAGCTGATTGGCGGATCACGTTATGAGCCTGATGAAGAAAACCCAATGCTCGGTTTCCGAGGCGCCTCACGTTACGTCTCAGAAGATTTCGGTGAAGCATTTGCCTTAGAGTGCGCCGCCATGAAACGGGTCCGTGAAGATATGGGCTTGGATAACGTTGAGATCATGGTGCCATTCGTAAGAACGATCAAGCAAGCACAACGCGTGATTAGCATGATGGAGAAGTTTGGTCTCAAGCGCGGCGTCAATGGCTTGCGCCTCATCATGATGTGCGAGATTCCTTCCAATGCGATTTTGGCTGATGAGTTCCTCGAGTATTTCGATGGCTTCTCCATTGGTTCAAATGATATGACTCAGCTCACACTCGGTTTGGATCGAGATTCTGGCATGGAGTTATTGGCGATTGACTTTGATGAACGCGATCCTGCGGTTGAGTTCATGATTGCGCGCTCCATTGACGCCTGCCGTAAGCAAAACAAATACGTCGGTATTTGTGGTCAAGGACCTTCTGATCACCCAGACTTTGCTCGGTGGTTGGTTGCTAAAGGCATTACTTCTATTTCCCTCAATCCAGATAGCGTTGTAGCTACATGGGAGATGTTGGGCAAGCAGTAA
- a CDS encoding peptidase, protein MTYCVGLCLKDGLVFLSDTRTNAGVDQIGTFRKMALFQKDQNRFFALMSAGNLAISQAVKEILLQGQLFDGINLWNAQSCHDAAVVVGEAVKQVYERDNEALTKAGIEFNCNFIFGGQVKGERPRLFNVYSAGNFIEATPETPYFQIGESKYGKPILDRVITFDTPLNLATKCALISMDSTLKSNISVGLPLDLLVYEKNALKASKLVTIDDANPYFEMIHKLWGEKLRAAFNAIVEPSWNNSGRGPSITAPTKKMGPVPVHKRLQKSVSPAKPIQKSKPPVKKNVAKKATTKAKA, encoded by the coding sequence ATGACGTATTGCGTGGGGCTATGTTTAAAAGATGGTCTAGTATTTTTGTCTGATACGAGAACCAATGCTGGTGTCGATCAAATTGGCACCTTTCGCAAAATGGCCCTCTTTCAAAAAGACCAAAATCGTTTTTTTGCATTGATGAGCGCAGGTAACCTCGCAATTAGCCAAGCAGTAAAAGAAATTTTGCTCCAAGGCCAGTTATTTGATGGTATCAATTTATGGAATGCACAAAGCTGTCATGACGCAGCTGTGGTAGTTGGAGAGGCTGTCAAACAAGTATATGAGAGGGACAACGAAGCCCTGACAAAGGCTGGAATTGAATTTAATTGCAACTTCATCTTTGGTGGACAAGTTAAAGGTGAGCGTCCTCGTCTTTTTAATGTTTACTCCGCAGGCAATTTCATCGAGGCAACACCTGAGACACCTTACTTCCAAATTGGTGAATCCAAGTATGGCAAACCCATTCTGGATCGCGTGATTACATTTGATACCCCGCTGAATCTGGCGACGAAGTGCGCCCTCATCTCGATGGACTCCACCCTGAAAAGTAATATCTCGGTTGGTCTACCGCTGGATTTATTGGTATACGAAAAGAATGCCTTGAAGGCCAGCAAGCTTGTAACCATCGATGATGCCAATCCCTATTTCGAGATGATTCATAAGCTCTGGGGCGAAAAACTTCGCGCCGCCTTTAATGCCATTGTTGAGCCTAGCTGGAATAATTCAGGTCGTGGACCATCCATTACCGCCCCAACCAAAAAAATGGGACCGGTGCCAGTGCATAAGCGCCTACAAAAAAGTGTGTCACCTGCCAAGCCAATCCAGAAGTCAAAGCCGCCAGTAAAGAAGAATGTAGCAAAAAAGGCGACCACCAAGGCAAAAGCCTAA
- a CDS encoding transglutaminase family protein, which yields MHLKIRHRTEYRYETPVRYSIQELRLTPPQTAGQKIERWKLGTPIKASNSLDAFGNLCNIFVQESPYTSMMIEAEGEIYTQDAYEFIDAPKAVSPFYLLQQTHLTEPTPEMLSFFEKHLPKKNTTEAVLKLASAVQDTIAYRPGETNFATTAAQSFALKSGVCQDHAHVMLGLCRASGIPARYVSGYFFAEESPNLASHAWIDFCSDIEHGIWQSVDITHACLVDARHIRLAIGRDYYSAAPVKGVRSGGGGEELSASISIQQITYEPLSLS from the coding sequence ATGCATTTAAAGATCCGCCATCGCACTGAGTATCGCTACGAAACACCTGTACGCTACTCCATTCAGGAACTCCGTCTGACCCCTCCGCAAACTGCGGGGCAGAAGATTGAGCGCTGGAAGCTTGGTACGCCAATTAAGGCGAGCAATTCACTAGATGCTTTTGGCAACCTCTGCAATATCTTTGTCCAGGAAAGTCCCTATACCTCAATGATGATTGAGGCCGAGGGTGAGATCTATACCCAGGATGCCTACGAATTCATTGATGCTCCAAAAGCCGTATCCCCTTTCTACTTGCTTCAGCAGACCCATTTGACAGAGCCCACTCCCGAAATGCTGTCTTTCTTCGAGAAGCATCTGCCAAAGAAAAATACAACTGAAGCAGTTCTTAAACTGGCGAGTGCTGTACAAGATACGATTGCATATCGTCCTGGTGAAACCAATTTTGCTACCACTGCGGCCCAATCCTTTGCCTTGAAATCTGGAGTTTGTCAGGATCACGCCCATGTCATGTTGGGTCTTTGTAGGGCTTCCGGCATTCCTGCCCGCTATGTCAGTGGCTATTTCTTTGCCGAGGAATCCCCTAATCTTGCCAGCCATGCCTGGATCGATTTTTGTAGTGATATCGAACATGGCATCTGGCAAAGCGTTGATATCACGCATGCCTGTTTAGTTGATGCTAGGCATATCCGCTTAGCTATCGGGCGCGACTATTACTCTGCTGCCCCCGTGAAAGGGGTGCGTTCTGGTGGTGGCGGAGAAGAGCTCAGTGCCAGTATTTCGATACAGCAGATCACCTACGAGCCCCTCTCTCTATCTTAG